In one Plasmodium vivax chromosome 4, whole genome shotgun sequence genomic region, the following are encoded:
- a CDS encoding 5'-3' exonuclease, N-terminal resolvase-like domain, putative (encoded by transcript PVX_003625A; Apicoplast targeted protein. Curated by Stuart Ralph, Walter and Eliza Hall Institute of Medical Research, Australia.), producing the protein MRRNRHTERKMNGSLGAFIILAMKWCILWAVHGSGSAAHVRINLKERRRTPQTVFPAEKKKPSTRKYSHRKELYIWNVAQHTKGAKRKRNLPSYRCVKLSAGRKKKANGKETETERNSPNDWETFLIVDGSSILFKNFFGMPHLKNESEINLSTIYGFIQSLNKLYKLFCPSYVVIVFDSKTSNDGKKKIYAKYKIMRKKNPEELYEQLKLVSDFCDLIGIKTVSSTDVESDNYIAGMVDSISNTLRERSSPEYFPPNGGETITKNHFRVIVVSSDKDLLQLLEYNDDAHNNMHIAICQPNRKYRLVDASTFVQEHNLLPAQYSDYLIMAGDKTDGIAGIPNIGDKTSKHLLKQFHSIDNILQNLHNLPPKLHALFLNNVENINMFRKLIKLKCQTNHSLVLSQYRQGSIKDLEQFQNVLDKYSLHKLIKKTLIVNYHGAKA; encoded by the coding sequence ATGCGGAGGAATCGCCACACGGAGCGCAAAATGAATGGGTCACTTGGGGCCTTCATCATTCTTGCCATGAAATGGTGCATCCTGTGGGCCGTTCACGGGAGTGGCAGTGCTGCCCACGTGAGGATAAACTTGAAGGAACGGAGGAGGACGCCCCAAACGGTTTTCcccgcagaaaaaaaaaaaccctcaACACGCAAGTATTCACACAGAAAAGAACTGTACATCTGGAACGTCGCCCAGCACACAAAGGGGGCGAAGCGCAAAAGGAACCTGCCCAGTTACAGATGCGTCAAACTGAGCGccggaagaaaaaaaaaagcaaatgggAAGGAGACAGAAACAGAAAGGAACTCCCCAAATGACTGGGAAACCTTCTTAATTGTAGACGGgtcttccattttatttaaaaattttttcggAATGCCTCACTTGAAGAATGAAAGCGAAATAAATCTGAGCACCATCTACGGGTTCATCCAATCGTTAAACAAATTGTATAAATTGTTTTGCCCCTCCTACGTGGTGATCGTTTTCGACTCTAAGACGTCCAACgatgggaagaagaaaatctACGCCAAGTATAAAAttatgaggaagaaaaacccGGAAGAATTATACGAGCAACTGAAGCTTGTGAGCGACTTCTGCGATTTGATTGGAATCAAAACGGTTAGCTCCACCGATGTGGAGAGTGACAACTACATCGCTGGTATGGTAGACAGTATTAGTAACACCCTTAGGGAAAGAAGCTCTCCCGagtatttccccccaaatggaggcGAAACAATTACGAAGAACCATTTCAGAGTGATCGTCGTCTCGAGTGATAAAGACCTCCTGCAACTCCTCGAATACAACGACGATGCTCACAACAACATGCACATAGCCATATGCCAACCTAATAGGAAGTACCGCCTAGTCGACGCTAGTACGTTCGTCCAGGAGCATAACTTATTGCCTGCTCAGTACAGTGACTACCTCATCATGGCTGGAGACAAAACGGATGGAATTGCAGGCATCCCAAACATAGGAGATAAGACCAGCAAACATTTGCTCAAACAATTTCACTCCATTGACAATATACTGCAGAACCTACATAACCTTCCCCCAAAACTGCATGCACTTTTCCTTAACAATGtagaaaatattaacatGTTCAGAAAACTTATAAAGCTGAAGTGCCAGACCAACCACTCCTTAGTGCTAAGTCAGTACAGGCAGGGCAGCATCAAAGACTTGGAGCAATTTCAAAATGTCTTGGACAAGTATTCCCTTCACAAGTTGATAAAGAAAACGCTCATCGTGAATTACCACGGGGCAAAGGCCTGA
- a CDS encoding hypothetical protein, conserved (encoded by transcript PVX_003620A), translating into MLEYMKERKKYGNNIPRSLSSKINKSKVIQKNICCNYKTIQVIDIYDNMPVNSLGIERSPIKEIVLANDVIVVLLISGISRAYDVVNGKFLCEINPSNYSVVHTIVHNSYNNTLIVAYASFPAHLQCKVIDCCDLKIGKTDSSKLGTLFEKVILSHPAFFEFCETNGRIGAANLNTNSYTFWDMRTYEQVFEIEEEFQEIRVSDGLVAMFKQPINNTIPLALFDIENGERLVETTISILPRKEMQFLELLISKLLIKQEGSSLRIYDLLKKTRQKVKNTYTFQPTAFVFYDHPSPINGKVYHNQISKKFFTISWDLIEFWELDASVLKKMYAIHVPGLRDPDLCNHSLMAEILCLYSSSRLQRIRLCESFFNYADCPNTKRGEARDIATRNMRMSTRDRSEIFKTRILKNNIQDEQLKNNISEESFDFGALLFFSLRDGEFLNYISESVCGKSVEVLASNSSMTTIICGDDKGFIRILRNYPKNSESAIKSEKNVKNCPECLRASLLRVFGLPEEDPEKVSRRIKRKQISQRQKESAKKARVEKRSDNCSRHT; encoded by the exons ATGCTGGAATATATGAAAGAACGGAAGAAGTATGGAAATAACATCCCGAGGAGTCTATCGTCGAAGATAAATAAAAGCAAAGTGATTCAGAAGAACATCTGTTGTAATTACAAGACCATACAAGTGATTGATATATATGATAACATGCCGGTTAACAGTTTGGGGATTGAGCGTTCTCCCATTAAGGAAATCGTTTTGGCGAACGATGTCATCGTGGTTTTGTTAATTTCTGGGATTTCTAGGGCCTACGACGTGGTGAATGGGAAGTTCCTGTGCGAAATAAATCCGAGCAACTATTCGGTGGTCCATACGATTGTGCACAACTCCTATAACAACACCTTGATCGTGGCGTACGCGTCTTTCCCGGCCCACCTGCAGTGCAAAGTGATCGATTGCTGC GACTTGAAGATAGGAAAAACGGACTCGTCCAAACTTGGCACCCTGTTCG AAAAGGTCATCCTGAGCCACCCCGCCTTCTTTGAATTCTGCG AGACAAACGGACGAATAGGAGCTGCCAACCTAAACACCAACTCGTACACCTTTTGGGACATGCGGACATATGAGCAGGTGTTTGAAATCGAAGAAGAATTTCAGGAGATCAG AGTTTCGGACGGATTGGTGGCCATGTTTAAGCAACCCATAAATAACACCATTCCTTTGGCCCTCTTTGACATAGAGAATGGAGAGAGACTT GTCGAAACGACCATCTCGATTTTGCCAAGGAAAGAAATGCAGTTCCTGGAGCTGCTCATTTCGAAGCTGTTG aTAAAGCAGGAGGGGTCCTCGCTACGAATTTACGACTTGTTGAAGAAGACGAGGCAGAAGGTTAAAAACACGTACACGTTTCAGCCCACGGCTTTTGTGTTTTACGAT CACCCATCTCCCATAAATGGAAAGGTCTACCACAACCAG ATAAGCAAAAAGTTCTTTACCATATCGTGGGACTTGATCGAATTTTGGGAGTTAGACGCGAGTGTGCTGAAGAAGATGTATGCCATTCATGTCCCAG GGCTGAGAGACCCGGACCTGTGCAACCACAGCCTGATGGCGGAGATCCTGTGCCTGTACAGCTCGAGCAGGTTACAGAGGATAAGGCTGTGCGAAAGCTTTTTCAATTACGCAGATTGCCCGAACACGAAGAGAGGAGAGGCACGCGACATCGCCACGAGGAACATGCGCATGAGTACGCGGGACAGAAGCGAAATATTTAAGacaagaattttaaaaaataacatccAAGACGAACAattaaagaataatataagTGAGGAAAGTTTTGATTTTGGtgcccttttatttttttccttacgtGATGGGGAATTTCTGAATTATATTTCGGAGAGTGTGTGTGGGAAGTCCGTGGAGGTCCTTGCTTCGAATAGCTCCATGACG ACCATCATATGCGGGGACGACAAGGGCTTCATTCGAATTTTAAGGAACTATCCCAAAAATAGCGAGTCGGCAATaaagagcgaaaaaaatgttaag AACTGTCCCGAATGCTTGCGCGCGAGTTTGCTGAGGGTATTTGGACTGCCCGAAGAAGACCCAGAAAAAGTTTCACGCAGAATTAAGAGGAAACAAATTTCCCAACGACAGAAGGAGTCCGCGAAGAAGGCGAGGGTTGAGAAGCGCTCGGATAATTGCAGCAGGCACACGTGA
- a CDS encoding hypothetical protein, conserved (encoded by transcript PVX_003615A) has product MNDDTITWEILGKGKCSFKKKTQTQMFCTNEYNVTGLCTKVNCPLSNSVYGTVILDKGEIFLYLKYPERAHLPSSLWTRLQLSQNKKEAFNVIYKEMKYTHNIKQIKKCMKRYVRMKEILKRSRKLILQKQVKLVPIKKKTERRDRTRENKALKAANILNNVEKELLNRLNSGVYGNLYKFLTPKKKVKNKDSELAKLFDEVQEVQGVKGRKKQRVVEQAVEEEEEEEEEDEGLDEDEEEGDDDEDDEDDDEEEDDDDEEDEEEDDDEEDDEEEDDEEDDDDHDEDEDEDEDDDHDDDNDEEEEHLEDEPRRKAKRKQKRAKEYVDGEHIRALREEGKLFDEDEVEEFDGSFTRKRSTKAGGKKGKKKIRIAYEND; this is encoded by the exons ATGAACGACGACACCATCACGTGGGAAATCCTGGGCAAGGGAAAATgctcatttaaaaaaaaaacgcagacGCAGATGTTCTGCACGAACGAATATAACGTCACGGGCCTATGCACCAAGGTGAACTGCCCCCTCAGCAACAGTGTCTACGGAACGGTTATCCTAGATAAGGGAGAAATTTTCTTATACTTAAAGTACCCCGAGAGGGCCCACCTGCCGAGCTCCCTCTGGACCAGACTCCAGTTAAGccaaaacaaaaaggaagcattCAATGtcatatataaagaaatgaAGTACACCCATAATataaagcaaataaaaaaatgcatgaaAAGATATGTACGGATGAAGGAGATTTTAAAGCGAAGtagaaaattaattttgcaaaaacaaGTAAAGCTGGTTCccattaaaaagaaaacagaAAGGAGGGATAGGACCCGGGAGAACAAGGCTCTCAAAGCAgccaacattttaaataacgTCGAAAAGGAATTGCTCAACCGGCTGAATAGCGGGGTGTATGGcaatttgtataaatttttgacCCCAAAAAAGAAGGTTAAAAATAAGGACTCCGAGTTGGCCAAGCTGTTCGACGAGGTGCAGGAGGTGCAGGGCGtcaaggggaggaagaagcagcggGTGGTGGAGCAggcggtggaggaggaggaggaagaggaggaagaagatgagGGGTTAGatgaggatgaggaggaaggtgatgatgatgaggatgatgaagatgacgatgaggaggaagacgatgatgatgaggaggatgaggaggaagatgatgacgaggaggatgatgaggaggaggatgacgaaGAGGATGATGACGATCACGATGAGGATGAAGATGAGGATGAAGATGACGATCACGATGACGAtaacgatgaggaggaggaacatTTGGAGGACGAGCCCCGCAGGAaggcgaaaaggaagcagaagCGCGCGAAGGAGTACGTGGACGGCGAGCACATCAGGGCCCTGCgggaggaggggaagctGTTCGATGAAGACGAAGTGGAGGAGTTCGACGGGAGCTTCacgaggaagaggagcaCCAAGGCAGGCGGCAAGAAGG GCAAGAAGAAGATCCGAATAGCGTACGAAAACGATTAG
- a CDS encoding hypothetical protein, conserved (encoded by transcript PVX_003610A), with protein sequence MNLYLNVLHEIEAILQRCNGDVYQKVRKIIEYIRENYREEQEEVVAPKRGSGAKKKRAHSRRRDEKDTGAAKQTTKQSTKQTTKLTTKLTKQTAKVTTKMTTKLTAQGENANSIKNYFKVVKREAPPPNPHNADTRAEDAKTEGSSQMEKKKKNSIPLINTFFFYGYYNIIIIIYYIIQKVNLHNEEDLFSSDSHHGGSPNGGAKDFIIHSNKLVTHIMCPQLKDNDLKGLNQLVKEIATQKFSTLHIFIVESFDSLNDQFRKMFISKMNQMNQMNQTNQTNQTNQTNQVGKSKNLLFIHSTVRLNDICLANCLYVRIPKPEKLSFLSHFLHLSEVTYKMGIHNNERRDYLENILSSCNYDVSLILTLLYFIKLNNFPEISKIIKLIVNTNVKRLVCIIHKCIISKGSLFLIRNILYSILYTYNFDMHNFLTLFCKQLTSFHKDDDNYKKEIFSLFSEYSYYTSLHNNHVCSLESLASKVILLEQKYVATFNPSSPISEDKDELSTSYQSELA encoded by the coding sequence ATGAATCTTTACCTAAATGTGCTCCACGAAATAGAGGCGATCCTTCAAAGGTGCAACGGAGACGTGTATCAAAAGGTTCGGAAAATAATCGAGTACATTCGGGAGAACTACCGGGAAGAGCAAGAGGAGGTGGTCGCGCCGAAGAGGGGCAGTGGCGCCAAGAAGAAGAGAGCCCATTCGAGGCGGCGCGATGAGAAAGACACGGGCGCGGCGAAGCAGACAACGAAGCAGTCAACGAAGCAGACCACAAAATTGACCACAAAACTGACGAAGCAGACGGCCAAAGTGacaacaaaaatgacaacAAAACTGACGGCGCAGGGCGAAAACGCGAACAGCATCAAGAATTACTTCAAAGTGGTGAAGAGGGaagccccccccccaaaccCGCATAACGCAGACACGCGCGCGGAGGATGCCAAAACGGAGGGATCatcccaaatggaaaaaaaaaaaaaaaacagcattCCACTGATTaacacgttttttttctacggatattataacattataataattatatactaCATTATACAGAAGGTAAACCTCCATAATGAGGAGGACCTTTTTTCGAGTGACAGCCACCATGGGGGAAGCCCCAACGGAGGTGCCAAAGATTTCATAATACACAGTAACAAACTCGTTACGCACATCATGTGTCCGCAACTGAAGGACAACGACTTGAAGGGATTAAACCAACTGGTGAAGGAGATAGCCACGCAGAAGTTTAGCACCCTCCACATATTCATTGTGGAGTCCTTCGATTCCTTAAATGATCAGTTTAGGAAAATGTTTATAAGCAAAATGAACCAAATGAACCAAATGAACCAGACGAACCAGACGAATCAGACGAACCAGACGAACCAAGTgggcaaaagtaaaaaccTCCTTTTCATTCACAGCACGGTCCGTTTGAATGACATTTGTTTGGCCAACTGCCTGTATGTCAGAATCCCCAAGCCAGAAAAActttccttcctttctcattttttgcacttaTCTGAAGTTACCTACAAAATGGGTATCCACAATAACGAGAGAAGGGACTACCTGGAAAACATCCTGAGCAGTTGCAACTACGACGTTTCGCTCATCCTCACCCTGCTGTACTTCATCAAGCTGAATAACTTCCCAgaaataagcaaaattataaaactgATTGTCAATACGAATGTAAAAAGGCTAGTTTGCATCATTCACAAATGCATCATTTCGAAaggttccctttttttgattagaaatattttgtaCTCCATTTTATATACGTACAATTTTGAcatgcacaattttttgacACTTTTTTGCAAGCAGTTGACTTCTTTCCACAAGGACGatgataattataagaaGGAGATCTTCTCCCTGTTTTCAGAATATAGTTACTACACTTCTTTGCATAACAATCACGTTTGCTCCTTGGAGAGCCTCGCCTCCAAGGTGATTCTCCTTGAGCAGAAGTACGTCGCCACGTTCAACCCCAGCTCCCCCATTTCGGAGGACAAGGACGAACTCAGCACCAGCTATCAGTCCGAGCTCGCATGA
- a CDS encoding hypothetical protein, conserved (encoded by transcript PVX_003605A), protein MDVRDNPFIKNRSSTRITNAPGGNSTVSFGNYVEPENKNSNRKNANSVSKNNENSEAAGNPEMNKMPSKSDKKTNVKVNQPPGGASSIIFG, encoded by the exons ATGG ACGTAAGAGACAACCCATTCATCAAAAACCGATCCAGCACCAGGATTACGAACGCCCCAGGAGGGAACTCCACCGTATCATTTGGAAACT ACGTAGAACCTGAGAACAAAAATTCCAACAGGAAAAATGCGAATTCGGTCTCAAAGAACAATGAGAACTCGGAGGCGGCGGGCAACCCCGAAATGAACAAGATGCCATCCAAGTCGGACAAAAAGACGAACGTGAAGGTGAACCAGCCCCCCGGAGGAGCGTCAAGCA tCATATTCGGATGA
- a CDS encoding ERCC1 nucleotide excision repair protein, putative (encoded by transcript PVX_003600A) — MNGNHGEPGTERENRSSADEAPKGDAFFDPSAEQYLVISPRQKLNPVLKKINRVRYKFSNIIPDFLIGKNNACLFISMKYHRLRSNYLKARIETLSNKYSNRILLCLVDIENIENSLGEINQLAFCFNMTLILCWSTEECARVIEDFKIYEKKISYIRNNKLTSTHAEKIHELLKKIRCINSSDCATITNKFKSFKNIVTAKKDDLINCSGLGNKKIQALISAFNDPFF; from the coding sequence ATGAACGGCAACCATGGCGAGCCGGGCACAGAAAGGGAGAACCGCTCCAGCGCGGACGAAGCGCCGAAGGGAGACGCCTTCTTCGACCCCAGCGCAGAGCAGTACCTAGTCATCTCCCCCAGACAGAAGCTAAACCCagtcttaaaaaaaataaacagagTAAGATACAAATTTAGTAACATCATCCCGGATTTTTTAATCGGCAAGAATAACGCCTGCTTGTTCATTTCGATGAAGTACCACAGACTGAGGTCGAATTATTTAAAGGCGCGAATTGAAACGCTGTCCAATAAGTATAGTAACCGCATCCTGCTGTGCCTGGTggatatagaaaatatagaaaattcCCTGGGGGAGATAAACCAGCTAGCTTTTTGTTTCAACATGACGTTAATATTATGTTGGAGTACCGAAGAATGTGCGCGGGTGATTGAAGACTTTAAAATTTACgagaagaaaatttcctaCATAAGGAATAACAAACTGACGTCCACGCATGCGGAGAAGATTCACgaacttttgaaaaaaatcagGTGCATCAACTCCTCCGACTGTGCGACCATCACCAACAAGTtcaaaagttttaaaaatattgtcaCGGCTAAGAAGGACGACCTCATCAATTGCTCTGGTTTGGGCAATAAGAAAATACAGGCGCTCATCTCTGCTTTCAAcgacccctttttttag
- a CDS encoding hypothetical protein, conserved (encoded by transcript PVX_003595A) — translation MLVAQMSAPADHTQSSGGNNITTFVQWIDSILTSDILVNARFLRIEDEKGKKRKRQESLEEAAADKVRNAKRFRCENGENTSKTLEGDEEDRGNYHRGGNNQVASPPLYRNVKRSTQLYPLEPDESKMLFQADQENELIDRDRMLPRGKPPNDDSSSCDISEIESDEESDGGVAKSGGRDAQERSSLAVKKNYQQGGSEDGHIHVEVKGGVPGPFVYDITSSLMFYSSDEDAYDGEDGSGDEEKSVGEETSRRSNCVPFCLNYDQMEKNITTMKEMDDEFYKLSRQDHQQGESVKDRDDTRTTAPAVTAKVDGENNPPREDHMRSGGKTGTSSNDNSLAANREEGNNVGNSVNSVSGNNGNSSAANLKAKKQEESSQKNAAANFSFWNVAHETYVTRPLYAQHLKKEQVSLLEESEEMVKSFSVNKYSLKFVPRHLLYVVSQVASRTFFDPLYRKKLFRHY, via the coding sequence ATGTTGGTGGCCCAAATGAGTGCTCCAGCAGATCACACCCAAAGCAGCGGAGGGAATAACATAACTACGTTCGTACAATGGATCGATAGCATCCTCACCTCGGACATCTTGGTGAACGCGCGTTTTTTGCGCATAGAAgatgagaaggggaagaagaggaagcgaCAGGAAAGTCTCGAGGAGGCAGCAGCGGATAAGGTGAGAAACGCAAAACGGTTTCGATgcgaaaatggggaaaatacGAGCAAAACGTTGGAGGGGGATGAGGAAGACAGAGGTAACTATCACAGAGGGGGAAATAACCAAGTTGCCAGCCCCCCCCTTTACCGCAATGTTAAGAGGTCAACACAGCTGTACCCTTTAGAACCTGATGAGAGCAAAATGCTTTTTCAGGCGGATCAAGAAAATGAGCTTATCGACAGGGATAGAATGCTCCCCAGGGGAAAACCCCCAAATGATGATTCGTCCTCATGTGACATATCCGAAATAGAAAGCGACGAAGAATCCGATGGAGGGGTGGCGAAGTCGGGGGGTAGGGACGCACAAGAAAGGAGTTCACTCGCtgttaaaaagaattaccaACAGGGGGGCAGCGAGGATGGCCATATTCATGTGGAGGTGAAGGGAGGCGTTCCTGGCCCATTTGTCTACGATATAACGAGCAGTCTTATGTTTTACTCGTCGGATGAGGATGCCTACGATGGGGAAGACGGCAGTGGGGATGAAGAAAAGAGTGTCGGCGAGGAAACGTCCAGGAGGTCCAACTGTGTGCCCTTTTGCCTAAACTACGATcagatggaaaaaaatataacgaCCATGAAGGAGATGGACGATGAATTTTACAAGCTATCACGGCAGGACCACCAGCAAGGGGAGAGTGTGAAGGACCGGGATGACACTCGAACGACTGCTCCTGCGGTCACTGCGAAGGTTGACGGGGAAAACAATCCCCCCCGCGAGGATCATATGCGCAGTGGCGGGAAAACGGGCACCTCCAGCAACGACAACAGTTTGGCGGCCAACCGGGAGGAAGGCAACAACGTTGGGAATAGCGTCAATAGCGTCAGCGGCAATAATGGCAATAGCAGTGCTGCGAACTTGAAGGCGAAGAAGCAGGAGGAATCATCCCAAAAGAACGCGGCCGCGAATTTCTCCTTCTGGAATGTAGCACACGAAACGTACGTAACGAGACCCCTGTACGCACAACACttgaaaaaggagcaagTCTCATTGTTGGAAGAATCTGAAGAAATGGTCAAAAGCTTTTCCGTTAATAAGTACTCCTTAAAATTTGTGCCAAGACATTTGCTTTATGTGGTGAGTCAAGTAGCATCCCGGACGTTTTTCGACCCCCTATATCGGAAGAAGTTGTTTCgtcattattaa